One Siniperca chuatsi isolate FFG_IHB_CAS linkage group LG8, ASM2008510v1, whole genome shotgun sequence DNA segment encodes these proteins:
- the LOC122880291 gene encoding E3 ubiquitin-protein ligase RNF38-like isoform X2, whose amino-acid sequence MDPPRTRSRSRSGFFHFGMNGNVGSNSSGNAVGNGSMMNASGGGVSYPQQSNPGWAPHHGGRSYPESQQQHTQGSYLSAGAQRHSSHGAHRHPGAGGVLHFHPDNVCSEDRDKMEDSPSPKRQRLSQQSMLDLSSAPPSTPSSPIRPWELPPSRRPHPHYMPERCHTPLRNRRSPPMRRQRGRRDRLTRHHHHHAHNNHHHYNSNNNHHHHHHHPSAHHHHHHHLHSHHGPSPGHQDENYRHSAPPQGYPPYSQQPPRGLGPGPEERPGHHPPNPSPRPLHQSPNLSPRLLHPAAHPQHPHPHPSQQQSSLVLDLHEQGSAPVSYAVSPPGAPPGLPPRSAPQQIPACSVVFSGQHYPVCSVPPTVLQTCSVQHLPMPYPFPSLLSSDPAFLLPPPHLPHPPTHLSHHPPHLPQPGQFGPYPTQQARSPLQRIENDVELLGEHLSLGAGIHYPPATHPALAPHSTQLHFLSHDPLPQEFFGVSYPNFIPRRLPGRRYRSQQPLPPSPYHPSLLPYFLSMLPVQPTGPAISLELDVDDGEVENYEALLNLAERLGEAKLRGLTKGDIEQLPSYRFNPNNHQSEQTLCVVCMSDFESRQLLRVLPCSHEFHGKCVDKWLRANRTCPICRADASEVQRDSE is encoded by the exons ATGGACCCCCCGAGGACTCGGTCGCGGTCTCGGTCTGGCTTCTTTCATTTCGGCATGAACGGCAACGTTGGAAGCAACAGCAGTGGTAACGCTGTTGGTAACGGGAGCATGATGAACGCCAGCGGAGGAGGGGTGAGCTACCCGCAGCAGAGCAACCCCGGCTGGGCGCCGCACCACGGTGGTCGTAGCTACCCGGagagccagcagcagcacaccCAGGGGAGCTACCTGTCTGCAGGGGCACAGCGCCACTCTTCGCATGGAGCTCACAGACACCCCGGGGCCG GAGGAGTGCTACATTTTCATCCAGATAATGTGTGCAGCGAGGATCGGGACAAA ATGGAAGACAGCCCAAGCCCGAAAAGGCAGCGTCTTTCCCAGCAGTCCATGTTGGATCTAAGCTCTGCCCCTCCCTCTACTCCTTCCTCTCCCATTCGCCCCTGGGAGCTGCCTCCCAGTCGCAGACCACACCCCCACTACATGCCAGAGAGATGCCACACGCCTCTTCGCAACCGACGCAG TCCTCCAATGAGACGCCAGCGTGGCCGAAGAGACCGCCTGACccgtcaccaccaccaccacgcccacaacaaccaccaccactacaatagcaacaacaaccaccaccaccaccatcaccaccccAGCgcccaccatcatcaccaccaccacctgcaCTCCCACCACGGGCCGTCGCCAGGCCACCAGGATGAGAACTACCGTCACTCAGCTCCGCCTCAGGGCTACCCACCCTACAGCCAGCAACCTCCCCGAGGGCTGGGGCCCGGGCCTGAAGAGCGCCCAGGACACcatcccccaaacccctccccgaGGCCCCTCCACCAGTCACCGAACCTGTCTCCCAGGCTGCTGCACCCTGCAGCCCATCCACAGCACCCACACCCCCACCCATCCCAGCAACAGagcagtttggtgctggaccTCCATGAGCAG GGTTCAGCTCCAGTATCGTATGCTGTGTCTCCTCCGGGAGCGCCACCAGGCCTGCCTCCACGCTCTGCCCCTCAGCAGATCCCAGCATGCTCAGTAGTCTTCAGTGGACAGCACTATCCTGTCTGCAGTGTCCCTCctact GTCCTTCAGACTTGTTCTGTGCAGCACTTACCCATGCCCTACCCGTTCCCATCACTGCTGTCCAGTGACCCGGCTTtcctgctcccccctcctcacctcccCCATCCCCCAACACACCTTTCCCATCACCCACCTCACCTGCCCCAGCCTGGACAGTTTGGACCCTATCCGACGCAGCAGGCCCGATCG CCGTTACAGAGGATAGAGAATGACGTGGAGCTGCTTGGAGAACACCTGTCTTTGGGTGCTGGGATCCACTATCCTCCTGCCACCCACCCTGCCCTCGCGCCACACTCCACACAGCTTCACTTCCTCTCCCATGACCCCCTGCCACAGGAGTTCTTCGGAGTG TCCTACCCAAATTTTATTCCTCGGCGTCTCCCGGGGCGACGGTACCGCTCACAACAGCCACTGCCACCTTCGCCTTACCACCCCAGCCTCCTGCCTTATTTCCT ttCAATGCTGCCAGTCCAGCCTACAGGTCCTGCGATCAGTCTAGAGCTGGATGTAGACGATGGAGAAGTGGAAAATTATGAG GCTCTCCTGAACCTCGCTGAGCGTCTGGGAGAGGCCAAACTCCGAGGACTGACCAAGGGAGACATCGAACAACTTCCTTCCTATCGGTTCAATCCAAATAACCATCAGTCTGAACAAACACT gtgtgtggtgtgtatgAGTGATTTTGAGTCCCGCCAACTGCTGCGAGTCCTGCCCTGCAGCCATGAGTTCCACGGGAAGTGTGTCGACAAGTGGCTGAGA GCTAATAGGACTTGTCCCATTTGTCGGGCCGACGCCTCAGAGGTCCAGAGAGACTCAGAGTGA
- the LOC122880291 gene encoding E3 ubiquitin-protein ligase RNF38-like isoform X1, whose amino-acid sequence MDPPRTRSRSRSGFFHFGMNGNVGSNSSGNAVGNGSMMNASGGGVSYPQQSNPGWAPHHGGRSYPESQQQHTQGSYLSAGAQRHSSHGAHRHPGAGGVLHFHPDNVCSEDRDKMEDSPSPKRQRLSQQSMLDLSSAPPSTPSSPIRPWELPPSRRPHPHYMPERCHTPLRNRRSPPMRRQRGRRDRLTRHHHHHAHNNHHHYNSNNNHHHHHHHPSAHHHHHHHLHSHHGPSPGHQDENYRHSAPPQGYPPYSQQPPRGLGPGPEERPGHHPPNPSPRPLHQSPNLSPRLLHPAAHPQHPHPHPSQQQSSLVLDLHEQGSAPVSYAVSPPGAPPGLPPRSAPQQIPACSVVFSGQHYPVCSVPPTVLQTCSVQHLPMPYPFPSLLSSDPAFLLPPPHLPHPPTHLSHHPPHLPQPGQFGPYPTQQARSPLQRIENDVELLGEHLSLGAGIHYPPATHPALAPHSTQLHFLSHDPLPQEFFGVSYPNFIPRRLPGRRYRSQQPLPPSPYHPSLLPYFLSMLPVQPTGPAISLELDVDDGEVENYEALLNLAERLGEAKLRGLTKGDIEQLPSYRFNPNNHQSEQTLCVVCMSDFESRQLLRVLPCSHEFHGKCVDKWLRANRTCPICRADASEVQRDSE is encoded by the exons ATGGACCCCCCGAGGACTCGGTCGCGGTCTCGGTCTGGCTTCTTTCATTTCGGCATGAACGGCAACGTTGGAAGCAACAGCAGTGGTAACGCTGTTGGTAACGGGAGCATGATGAACGCCAGCGGAGGAGGGGTGAGCTACCCGCAGCAGAGCAACCCCGGCTGGGCGCCGCACCACGGTGGTCGTAGCTACCCGGagagccagcagcagcacaccCAGGGGAGCTACCTGTCTGCAGGGGCACAGCGCCACTCTTCGCATGGAGCTCACAGACACCCCGGGGCCG GAGGAGTGCTACATTTTCATCCAGATAATGTGTGCAGCGAGGATCGGGACAAA ATGGAAGACAGCCCAAGCCCGAAAAGGCAGCGTCTTTCCCAGCAGTCCATGTTGGATCTAAGCTCTGCCCCTCCCTCTACTCCTTCCTCTCCCATTCGCCCCTGGGAGCTGCCTCCCAGTCGCAGACCACACCCCCACTACATGCCAGAGAGATGCCACACGCCTCTTCGCAACCGACG cAGTCCTCCAATGAGACGCCAGCGTGGCCGAAGAGACCGCCTGACccgtcaccaccaccaccacgcccacaacaaccaccaccactacaatagcaacaacaaccaccaccaccaccatcaccaccccAGCgcccaccatcatcaccaccaccacctgcaCTCCCACCACGGGCCGTCGCCAGGCCACCAGGATGAGAACTACCGTCACTCAGCTCCGCCTCAGGGCTACCCACCCTACAGCCAGCAACCTCCCCGAGGGCTGGGGCCCGGGCCTGAAGAGCGCCCAGGACACcatcccccaaacccctccccgaGGCCCCTCCACCAGTCACCGAACCTGTCTCCCAGGCTGCTGCACCCTGCAGCCCATCCACAGCACCCACACCCCCACCCATCCCAGCAACAGagcagtttggtgctggaccTCCATGAGCAG GGTTCAGCTCCAGTATCGTATGCTGTGTCTCCTCCGGGAGCGCCACCAGGCCTGCCTCCACGCTCTGCCCCTCAGCAGATCCCAGCATGCTCAGTAGTCTTCAGTGGACAGCACTATCCTGTCTGCAGTGTCCCTCctact GTCCTTCAGACTTGTTCTGTGCAGCACTTACCCATGCCCTACCCGTTCCCATCACTGCTGTCCAGTGACCCGGCTTtcctgctcccccctcctcacctcccCCATCCCCCAACACACCTTTCCCATCACCCACCTCACCTGCCCCAGCCTGGACAGTTTGGACCCTATCCGACGCAGCAGGCCCGATCG CCGTTACAGAGGATAGAGAATGACGTGGAGCTGCTTGGAGAACACCTGTCTTTGGGTGCTGGGATCCACTATCCTCCTGCCACCCACCCTGCCCTCGCGCCACACTCCACACAGCTTCACTTCCTCTCCCATGACCCCCTGCCACAGGAGTTCTTCGGAGTG TCCTACCCAAATTTTATTCCTCGGCGTCTCCCGGGGCGACGGTACCGCTCACAACAGCCACTGCCACCTTCGCCTTACCACCCCAGCCTCCTGCCTTATTTCCT ttCAATGCTGCCAGTCCAGCCTACAGGTCCTGCGATCAGTCTAGAGCTGGATGTAGACGATGGAGAAGTGGAAAATTATGAG GCTCTCCTGAACCTCGCTGAGCGTCTGGGAGAGGCCAAACTCCGAGGACTGACCAAGGGAGACATCGAACAACTTCCTTCCTATCGGTTCAATCCAAATAACCATCAGTCTGAACAAACACT gtgtgtggtgtgtatgAGTGATTTTGAGTCCCGCCAACTGCTGCGAGTCCTGCCCTGCAGCCATGAGTTCCACGGGAAGTGTGTCGACAAGTGGCTGAGA GCTAATAGGACTTGTCCCATTTGTCGGGCCGACGCCTCAGAGGTCCAGAGAGACTCAGAGTGA